The Chlorobaculum sp. MV4-Y genome contains the following window.
CTCTTTTTTCAGCCTTGCCTGGACGTAGTTGCGGATAACCTGATCCTGCTTGATCTTTTCGGCGATAACCGGTCCGTCATCGTACCAGCGGGAAGTCCAGTCTTTGATGATTCCCAGTCTGAATCCAGTTGGATTTACTTTCTGACCCAATGCTATCTCCTTGTTTTATTTGGTTACCTTGTTCTCAACCTTGTCCACGACGATGGTCAGGTGATTCGAGCGCTTGCGAATCCTGTAGGCGCGGCCCATCGGAGCCGGCAGGAGCCTCTTGAGCGAAGGACCTTCATCGACGAAGATCGCTTTGACGAACAGCTCGTTATCGCTGAGCCTTTCGTCAGGATTGAGCTGCGACCAGTTCGCCACAGCCGATTTGAGCGTAACCATCA
Protein-coding sequences here:
- the rplV gene encoding 50S ribosomal protein L22; translated protein: MQAKAILRHTPTSPRKMRLVAGLVRGKQVDQAKAILHNSTKSASRNVMVTLKSAVANWSQLNPDERLSDNELFVKAIFVDEGPSLKRLLPAPMGRAYRIRKRSNHLTIVVDKVENKVTK